The stretch of DNA tcttcggttcacagaattatcctacagatttctcatccgttgcaagatcatgaatccattggtgattgataacttcgaaaatctactccaactgactcctcagtcaagttttatgtctatataccatgagtaccttacccacgacgtgcacccttcaccaggcatctccaaccaagtttgcttcccatacttctgcaattcctctgtcatttttgatctgtccatgcgacaaaaaatccatggaataccagatcacctatgctccaatgttattccgtcgatattttcggaaaaatatgggaaagttggatctgataaaatgttctttactgacggttcattcataaacgagtccactggcttcggcatcttcaatgaaaattccagtgcctctttcaaactcaaagatccttgttccgtgtatgtcgctgaactgggtgcgatatattatgcattagggatcattgaaacattgcccatcgaccactattttattttttcagacagtctcagctcaatagaggcaatccgctcgatgaaggttgataaacgctcatcttatttcctaactagaataagacaactattgagtgttttggtcgaaaaattattcaagattaccttagtatgggttccctctcattgcccgattccggggaatgagaaagcggactcgctagctaaggtgggcgcttcagaaggcacactttttgaaaggcaaattgcttataatgaatttttccacattcctcgtcagtatacgctcgtaagttggcagcgcatgtggagtggtgatgagttcggtcgttggttacacacgattatccctaaggtctcgacgagtgcatggttcaagggattgaatgtaggtcgtgatttcattcgcgtgatatctcggcttatgtccaatcactacaacctaaacgcgcatctctatcgcattgggctcgcagcaaacaatctttgtgattgtggcgatggctaccacgacatcgagcatgttgtctggtcgtgtatccggttccatgctgctcgctctcaggtctctagagcactgagagcacaaggcagacaatcggatatccccgtccgggatatcttaggtagccgggatcctgatcttctgcttcatctatacctgttcctcagaaacgccgatgtcaacgtttaatgatgtttccttcgttgtgtccccgtttcatatccctcctatccgatcgataaacttttacttagtcgcggcaatacatacacacactctttacagatgcacgggccgaaggttgtgcagtccactgattattcaacaagagccaaagattgtaccgctcatgacaactctacacgagctgatgattgcgccgccattctatcctggattccttgagtcgagaaagacgcaccacgctagatatggggtacagactaggggggcgttgctgattaatggtcagctgcatcccaataggaagtatcccgtgtcgggcacacgtacagagcatcgaagactgcgacataccaattatgagaacacttgtaatactaacctcgagtcaaccgcgagtaatcggttacatattactaacatagtctaagcaaacattgtcaaaatattgaactcccggcaccgttaggctgacgccatatgagccttaataaaatatatattttggataaaaaaaaaaaaaaaaaaatcgatacatATTTTCTGGAAAAGAAGTAAGATAAGGAGATTTTATTCGATTTTTATCGATAAGATTTTAtcgaaaacacagattttattatggcaacgcTGGTGTGAATTCGGAGGCTTCTAATACAAATATtaaaaagtggtagatttgacCTTTATGgcaaaatattagacacgtttttttattagggtgcacttttccaatttggtataaatctgaaaaatcaacttttacccttttttcaaaaaaagacttATGAACTAttgactgattcagatgatcgatatatcaaattagagCCAACCCTAGTCTTCCTTGTAATATTAAACTTGCACAAATTTTGAATTCTGATTTTGTAATTaacgattgtatttgtttttttcatggctttgaactagaggacgctatattttttttttcttgaaagctgagtttttttacatagcatatccaaaaatcagagaggtgttaagttggtccgaaaaatcatttttttcccttttttccacaacaaaaatttataacttttaaactactgaaccggttcAGATgaatgacatatcaaattgaagcctatTAGatagttttataaaaaaatttacgctcgtgaaaaaaatgaaatttgtttttgtaattattgattgtattgttttttaaaaataactcggttaaatatattgtttatattttttcttgaaagtaaAGGTTTTTCTACACAACATATCCTAATATTAGAGATGCATTTTCTTTCgtattttgagttatgattgaaaaagttaaccgatgatgatattaattcgatatgtcgatcatctaaatcggcctAGTAGCTTAAAagtgatgagttttttttaaatgcatttttggaaaaaagaggaaaaagttgatttttcggaccacctcaaaatagaaatgggcatcctaataaaaaaaaaataaaaaaagcacgtctactttttacgaaaatctgagaaccactatatcggtttggcaaggAAAGACTGAAAAAAGAAATGaataatacagattttttagcaAAACCATTTTCCAGAACGAGATTGGCTTATGGACGTATTTATCGGCAAACTCCAAATGTTTGATCTGGTTGACCTTACGGATTAAAGGTCGCCGAGACGCAAAGTTGCTCCTTAATCCTTGCTGTTGCAGTCTCAATCGCACTATTCGTTGCGATATGTTCAATGGTAAGCTTTCTTTTAGAGTTCTGCATGTAGCTCTTGGGGTGTTTTCGCATTTGTCTGACGATTCTGGCATCATCCCGGTCCATTGTCAAGTGTTTGCGTCCACGTCCCACTCGATCACAAATGGTGGCAAGCTCTTGGCACTTCCTCCAAAGGTTCTGAATCGCACCAATGTAAACGTTGTACTTGGCCGCCATGTTCCGAAAATATACGTCATTGGTGGTCCTTAACTATTAGTTTCTGCACagaaatttcgattttcatgATCAGCAAGAGAAAAAACTTAAAACAACCCGTGAAACCGTATTCAGAATCAGCAAACTCAATCTGACTTCAGAGAATGGTGGAACCCAAACACCGAAAGCGTACAGAGATGTCATTGATATATTGATGCGCCATCTCCAGCTGAATACGAAAACTGTTCAGCTGTACTTCTTTCTTGTGCCACATTCAAAATGACCGTTTCTACAACATTATTCATTTGTTCACAAATATGATCAAACCTGGCACGACCAATGTACAAATTTTGTACTGCAATCCAAAATCAATATTTGTGGTGGTAACTGATATCTTACTTATGTAAAACAAACAATTCATGAGCAAAGAGGAAACATTTTGAACTAAGCGATCGCTTAGTAATGAAACGTAAATGTtagaaagaattcatatcaaataaattatttagggcgggacgaagttcaccgGGTGTTTGTAATTTGTGTATTGTCCATGGTGTTAAGCCTTCAATTTGAACCTCCGCTACTGAAAGATCGTCAATATTCCCGTCCCTTCTCTCGCTCCCAGGACAACGAACTGTACAAGAAGCGGATGGTTCGTATGAGGGAAACTAACCATCGCAAGATGGACGTTAGCGTCAACGATGAGATGGTTGGTGCTGCGAACACCCCAACAAATATGCCCCAGAGTTTGGACTGGCGCGAAAAGGGATTCAGGACGGACCCGGCGAACCAGAAGACTTGCGGTTCCTGCTACGCTTTTAGCGTGTCTTACGCAATCAGTGCCCAGATAATGCAACGCATCGGTCGGATCGAGTACGTTAGTAAGCAGCAGTTGGTAGACTGTTCGGTGGAAACTGGTAATCAGGTGAGTTTCCTTCATTGATCATGAAGCCCGACCAAAACTTTAGCGTTGGTTTTTGTTATAGGGATGTGCTGGTGGGTCACTGAGGTACACTCTTAAATACCTCGAGCAATGCGGCGGTATCATGAGAGATGTGGATTATCCATACACATCTGCGGTGAGTATCAAttgagatatatttttcaacgTTGAAATTGCCAATCACCAGTCACTCTCCGGAAGAATAGCAAACCAGCCCACGGAAAGGTAAATTAGTTCAAATAATATTCATCACTCATTTCCTGGCAAAATAAATGTTCACAACCAAACACAACCCAGAAAAGCACGAATTTGTTCCAGCTGACGGGATTACACCTCATTAGGGGGGTGGAAGCAACAATTTGTGACATGCAAAGCGACGGCAAATCAAAGCAGCAGTTCGTGTAGTTCACACTTCACCTCTCCCAGGTAAGAGCGCTCAAGCTACAAGCAACACAGAACGAGCAACTTTTTCGTGCCGGGAAAGCATTCCGCACGCcccaaagagagagagagagacagataCTCTGGTAGCCTTGATGAACCAGAAGAAGCCAAAGGAAGGAAATTTTTGGAATTTGAGCCATACGTAAAAGTTTTCCACTTCCCGTGCTAAAGAGTTATTTCCATGCTGCAGCCCGAAAGTGGCAACAAAGCGGAGGGGTTAAAGTGATTATTCTTTTTGCCACATTTACCGGCTTTATGGACAAAACTTTATTTTTCTGTCGCACAAAACACTGCTTCTATAAATAGTTTCTTCATCGTggtttgatttgtgattttaacATGGCTATTGCTGATACAAAATTATCGTAATGAAACTAGAACATAATTATAGGAAACATTTCAGGGGAATAGAGCccgtaggggtagtggggggaaagtggtcacctgcttgtttggtacactctgaccaggtgatgatcttgctactTTGTGccattgtgaacaaacaatgcttcaatttatattctagtgtgtaggtattgatgattaccatacactgcatgattttcatgtgtttgtgtgcaagcgctgagagtaaacgaatgttttagtattttcaactgtcaagtttctataagaccagttacattttccgttgttttagttgttttgatcaattaaatctggaaaatatcgaagggaaaagtcctcacggagaaAGAAGGGAGACAAATCGATGCGTTTCACGtttcaagtagtgctcaataatttggcgaatcctcaaggatatggtaagaagaagagagctccacgtaaatcgaacgggataagcgggaaatagctacaACAGGTTCGAAAATCTCACAAtagcatgtgcaaataaagtaATATTTCAACGACTTAAATGCTCTGGTGACAAtatatcaaattttggtaaaaaatcctcacataaagagggcttaaaaggttgaaACTCtttatcttacaccatctcacctcggaagacgtctgagttttgcccaagctcacatgaaccgacagtgggacatggtatgttgtgacaaaaaatgtttccaaaagaatacattttgctatataccataacgaagagttcttcaatgtggaaaaatatcgagaaatccgttcagcagaattttgtAAActgtattccaacacgaattataaggttattagtcgaaatggcaaggttaccaattattgacatgtaaataagCTTATCGCTTTGAAACTGGACagttgaaattatcatatttaagtaaaataaataaacaaacatatcTTTTGAAAGGAATTGaggttaaatatactttatgctaagcagtctacaatgtatgaatgtatcttgttgaaatcctaactatttgtgttgcaacgaaatagaatcagggtggtcttatagaaattggacagagt from Toxorhynchites rutilus septentrionalis strain SRP chromosome 3, ASM2978413v1, whole genome shotgun sequence encodes:
- the LOC129775720 gene encoding cathepsin L2-like, which translates into the protein MKWTAGVLLVFVMSSFCGRSRAADEEKESVNQLPTDDNITSFDSYLGAYNKKYLIKYRIERRRIAFERNLEEIASHNKEFVEGKSQFQMGVNSFADLDNELYKKRMVRMRETNHRKMDVSVNDEMVGAANTPTNMPQSLDWREKGFRTDPANQKTCGSCYAFSVSYAISAQIMQRIGRIEYVSKQQLVDCSVETGNQGCAGGSLRYTLKYLEQCGGIMRDVDYPYTSAVSIN